One genomic region from Hirundo rustica isolate bHirRus1 chromosome 5, bHirRus1.pri.v3, whole genome shotgun sequence encodes:
- the LAMTOR3 gene encoding ragulator complex protein LAMTOR3 encodes MADDLKRFLYKKLPSVEGLHAIVVSDRDGVPVIKVANDNAPEHALRPGFLSTFALATDQGSKLGLSKNKSIICYYNTYQVVQFNRLPLVVSFIASSNANTGLIVSLEKELTPLFEELRQVVEVS; translated from the exons ATGGCCGAC GACCTGAAGCGGTTCCTGTACAAGAAGCTGCCGAG tgttgaagGTCTTCATGCTATTGTAGTCTCAGATAGAGATGGTGTGCCTGTTATCAAAG TTGCCAATGATAATGCTCCAGAGCATGCACTGCGACCTGGCTTTTTGTCCACCTTTGCCCTTGCCACGGATCAGGGCAGTAAGTTAGGACTCTCTAAAAACAAAAGTATCATCTGCTATTACAATACATACCAG GTGGTGCAGTTCAATCGCTTACCTTTGGTAGTGAGTTTCATTGCTAGCAGCAATGCCAATACAG GGCTGATTGTGAGTTTGGAGAAGGAGCTCACGCCCCTGTTTGAAGAACTGAGGCAGGTTGTTGAAGTTTCCTAA